GCACGTCATCATGGACGCGCCCGAATTGCGCGAGATTATCTCCGAGCACCGACCACTCGACGTGACCGCGCCGTATGCATGGCCGGTATTGACTCTGGCAGCGGTTTATCTGTTTGTGCTGTACGGCGTGAAGCGCAGTGCGATTCGAGTGTCGTGGTTGCTCCCACTCGTGTGGCTGGCCCTCGCATTCAGTCGGTGCCGACACGTATCACTTTTCGCGGTCGTTGCAGTCGTAACCATCACCGCGATGTGGAAACATACGCGCTGGGCGCTGTGGCTCGCGGCCTACCGCCCAGACCTGTACCAGCCCGGCAGTGCCGAAGCGCGCCCGTGGTGGGCACACGTGTGGCTGCCGGTCACCGTGGTGGTGCTCGCGCTCACACTCCAGATCACGTGCACACCGGTCCCACTCATTGGCTCGGGATGGGCAACACACGATCCGGTGGCATGGCCGGTCGATGTGCTGGATGTACTCAAAGAACATGAACCGAAACCGGGCGACTCGAATCACTTATTCAACGGCGAATACATTGATGGCGGGTTCGTGATCTATCACGCCCCGGGATACAAAGTATTCGTTGATGACCGCTGCGAGTTGATGGGTGGCCCGTGGCTCGTAAAATTCGTTCACAAATCAGAAAACCCGGGCAATGCAATTGATGATTGGCAAAGGAAGAAAGAGGGTGATTGGCAGAAGAAGGAAGAGTACGGACCTTTCGACTTCGCGCTCACTCGCACCGGTACCCCGTTCGACGAGTGGTTTGCTAAATCCACCATGTGGCAAGCCGTAAAAATCACACCAACCGCTACATTCTACAAGCGTCGTGTCCCCTGACCGGACCGCAACCGCTCTTTCACGCCCTCGCGTGCGGTGGTAGACTGGTTCCCGCTGTTTCACTTCACACCGGGAAGCGCGGCGAGGGACGAACTTGAACCACTTGCGCCAACAACACAGCTCGGCGCGCGTGCGCCCGTTCACCCAGCGCCCCGGCAATGCCGCACTCCCACTCGCGCTACGTTCCCGCGCGGAGTCCGTCGAACCGACTGCACACGACCCGCACGCGCGCGACGGGAAGCTAGCCCGGCTCGAAGCCGCTCTCATGATCGCTGATGAACCCCTCCCCGCACGCAAACTCGCGGATGTAGCTGGCCTCGCGGATGCGGCCGAGGCCCAAGCACTCGTTGCACGTTTGCGAGCTCTCAACGATGCGGACGGGTCCGCGTTTCAGGTCGAAGAGATCGCGGGCGGCTATCAACTTCTCACGCGCACGCAATACCACACGTGGTTGGCGCGTCTCAAGCGCACGGGGCACGAATTGCGACTCACCCCTGCGACCCTCGAAACACTGGCTGTTGTTGCTTACAAACAGCCCATTATGCGAGCAGAAGTCGAGAAAGTGCGAGGAGTTGCGTGCGGAGAAGTGGTCCGCCAGTTGATGGAGAAGGGGCTTGTCCGCGTCGCGGGTCGGCACGATTCTTTGGGGCGCCCGCAGGTGTATGGCACGACCAAGAAATTTCTTCAGGCTTTCGGTCTGAATTCACTCAAAGACCTGCCCGAAGTTGAATCCCTCCGGCTCGGTGAGCGATCGGTTTAGTTTTTTGATAAATAAGCCAATCACCATTGTAAACAAAAATCGACGCCGCCGGCCATTGGCCCATATACTAGCGGCATGAACCGTCGCCAATTCATCGCCACATCGTCGCTCGCCGGGCTGTCTGCGTTCAGTGGATGCTCGGGACCGGACTACGACTTTGAACTGCTGAACGTGTCCTACGACCCCACACGCGAACTCTATCGCCGGATGAACCGCCTGTTTGCAGAGCACTATCACACGCTCACCGGGAAGCGCGTTCGGGTGCGACAATCGCACGGTGGGTCCGGCAGTCAGGCGCGGTCGGTGATCGACGGCATCCCGGCCGACGTGGTCACGCTCGCGATGTGGGCCGACGTTGATAACATTCGATCCAAGAAGTTGATCGCGAACGGCTGGGAAGAGCGCTTGCCGGACCGCGCACTGCCGTACCACTCGACCATCGTGTTCGTGGTGCGAAAGGGTAACCCGTTTGGGATCACGGACTGGAAGGATCTGCTCCAACCGAACCTAAAAGTTATCACCGCGAACCCGAAAACCGGAGGCGGTGCGAAGTTGAACCTGCTCGGTGCGTGGATCGCGATGCGCGACGCGGGCAAGACACCGGAACAAGCACGGGACTTCATCACCGAAATGTACCGGCGCGTCCCAGTGCTCGATACGGGCGCGCGCGGGGCCACGGTCACATTTGCCCGCAAGAACATCGGTGACGTTCACCTGACCTGGGAAAACGAGGCGTGGCTGGAGAAGCGCGAACTCAAGGACGCGGTGGAGATCGTGTACCCGAAAGTGAGCGTCCGCGCCGAGCCACACGTGGCCTTGGTGGACGCGAACGCGGACCGCAAGGGTACCCGCCTCGCGGCCGAAGAGTACCTCAAGTTCCTCTACACGCCCACCGCCCAGGAGCTGATCGCCGAAACGTTCTTCCGCCCCGGGCACCCGGAGGTCGCGAAGAAGAACGAGAGCCGGTTCCCGCCGATCAAACTGTATCGCGCCACCGACCCGGCAATGGAACTGGGCGACTGGACCAAGATCCAAACCGATTTCTTCTCCGAGGGCGGGATCTTCGATCAAATCTATCAGTCCGGCCGTTGACGGCCGTTCATGATGCGAATTCGCGTCATTATTGAGTTGGTTCCCGTAGTATTGATTTCGCATAGACATCCGGCTACGGCGCCACGAGCTAAAGATACACGTTCTCAACACTACGCAGGCAAAGCCGGCTCGCCCTAACGCGGCACGCCCTAATCACAATCTGTAAAAAAGCTTCACATCCATCTTCACATCTCGCATACTAAACGCTAAATCAGAATTGTTGAGATGTATGCATCTCAAACACTACACATTTTTTACCGGAGCACCGACTGTGGCGAAGGCGAAACAGGAAGGGAAGATCACGCAGAAGGCAATGGTCCAAGCCGCGCTCGACGAAAAGGGCTGGAAGGTC
This region of Gemmata massiliana genomic DNA includes:
- the scpB gene encoding SMC-Scp complex subunit ScpB encodes the protein MNHLRQQHSSARVRPFTQRPGNAALPLALRSRAESVEPTAHDPHARDGKLARLEAALMIADEPLPARKLADVAGLADAAEAQALVARLRALNDADGSAFQVEEIAGGYQLLTRTQYHTWLARLKRTGHELRLTPATLETLAVVAYKQPIMRAEVEKVRGVACGEVVRQLMEKGLVRVAGRHDSLGRPQVYGTTKKFLQAFGLNSLKDLPEVESLRLGERSV
- a CDS encoding sulfate ABC transporter substrate-binding protein encodes the protein MNRRQFIATSSLAGLSAFSGCSGPDYDFELLNVSYDPTRELYRRMNRLFAEHYHTLTGKRVRVRQSHGGSGSQARSVIDGIPADVVTLAMWADVDNIRSKKLIANGWEERLPDRALPYHSTIVFVVRKGNPFGITDWKDLLQPNLKVITANPKTGGGAKLNLLGAWIAMRDAGKTPEQARDFITEMYRRVPVLDTGARGATVTFARKNIGDVHLTWENEAWLEKRELKDAVEIVYPKVSVRAEPHVALVDANADRKGTRLAAEEYLKFLYTPTAQELIAETFFRPGHPEVAKKNESRFPPIKLYRATDPAMELGDWTKIQTDFFSEGGIFDQIYQSGR